One window from the genome of Moorena sp. SIOASIH encodes:
- a CDS encoding TIGR00266 family protein — protein sequence MNKIDYDIEHSPAYASLIINLQAEQTVLIESGAMAAMDSSISMKSKVRGGLIKGLGRMISGESFFVSEFTAEKEPGQIYVSPGVPGDIQHYYLRNQGLMVQSSGFVACSPEIEIDTQFQGFKGFFSGESLFLIRATGQGDFWFSSYGAIVEIPVTGDYVVDTGYIVAFEDTLNYQVEVLGGLSFRGLKTGVLGGEGLVCRFSGEGRLWIQSRELYGLINFLNPFRPTKNN from the coding sequence ATGAATAAAATTGACTACGACATTGAGCATTCTCCCGCTTATGCCTCTTTGATTATAAACTTACAGGCAGAGCAAACAGTCTTAATTGAATCAGGAGCAATGGCAGCAATGGACTCAAGTATCTCGATGAAGTCCAAAGTACGAGGTGGCTTGATAAAAGGACTGGGTCGGATGATAAGTGGTGAATCATTTTTTGTTAGTGAGTTTACTGCTGAAAAAGAACCGGGGCAAATTTATGTCTCGCCAGGAGTGCCTGGAGATATTCAGCATTACTACCTGAGAAACCAGGGTTTAATGGTACAGTCTTCAGGATTTGTTGCCTGTAGTCCAGAAATCGAAATTGACACGCAATTTCAAGGCTTTAAAGGCTTCTTCAGTGGCGAGTCTTTGTTCCTGATTCGAGCTACAGGCCAAGGGGATTTTTGGTTTAGTTCTTATGGGGCAATTGTGGAAATTCCAGTGACTGGTGACTATGTAGTAGACACTGGCTATATCGTGGCGTTTGAAGATACTCTCAATTACCAGGTTGAGGTGCTGGGTGGTTTATCATTTCGAGGTCTTAAAACTGGTGTTTTGGGTGGAGAAGGGTTAGTCTGTCGTTTCAGTGGTGAAGGACGCTTATGGATTCAATCTCGTGAGCTTTATGGGTTAATTAATTTTTTAAATCCTTTCCGTCCAACTAAGAATAACTAA
- a CDS encoding M48 family metalloprotease: MAGACAHPLTLPDFRSKFSQSQEQQADEFGLRLLQQTYGHVAGATDFFERMSNKQGASWDFLSSHPSPGKRVTRLQRLIKEQNYPLKERSPLPENLNQSHLISSPIEYPS, from the coding sequence ATCGCAGGGGCTTGCGCTCACCCCCTCACACTCCCCGATTTCCGGTCAAAATTTTCCCAGTCACAGGAACAACAGGCGGATGAGTTTGGCTTGAGGTTGTTGCAGCAAACTTATGGTCATGTCGCTGGCGCAACAGATTTTTTCGAGAGAATGAGTAATAAACAAGGAGCTTCCTGGGATTTTTTATCAAGTCACCCATCTCCGGGTAAGCGAGTTACCCGACTACAGCGTCTGATTAAGGAACAAAATTATCCTCTCAAGGAGCGATCGCCTCTGCCGGAAAATCTGAATCAATCCCACCTTATATCAAGTCCAATTGAATACCCATCATAA
- a CDS encoding transposase encodes MIRKWFGVSRYVFNETVKILQSGEVKANWKAIKTEILNNLPEWCKEVPYQIKSIAIKDACTAVMEAKKKYKKTSQINRVRFRSRKNPIQSCYIPKSAVSELGIYHTKLGKLTYAEGLPDDICDCRLTSNNGDCYLVVPHKVTISPVENQGRVVALDPGVRTFVTFFSETSVGKIGHGDFSRIQRLCQYLDNLLSKISKAKRGEKRRMRKAARRMVIKIQNLINELHHKTARFLVDNFDVILLPTFETSQMSRKGNRKIISKTVRNMLTFAHYRFKEFLKHKAQETGKVVVDVCEAYTSKTVSWTGELINIGGSKTIRSKVDGKVMDRDINGARGIFLRALGDTPWLREQLALVSQDLPLVDSGS; translated from the coding sequence ATGATTCGCAAATGGTTTGGAGTGTCCCGTTACGTATTCAATGAAACCGTCAAAATACTCCAAAGTGGCGAAGTAAAAGCCAACTGGAAAGCAATAAAAACTGAAATACTCAATAACCTCCCCGAGTGGTGCAAGGAAGTACCTTATCAGATTAAATCGATAGCGATAAAGGACGCTTGCACTGCCGTCATGGAAGCTAAGAAAAAGTACAAAAAAACATCACAAATTAATCGGGTAAGATTTAGATCCAGGAAGAACCCTATCCAGTCTTGTTATATTCCTAAGTCAGCCGTTTCTGAATTAGGAATATATCATACTAAACTGGGTAAACTGACTTATGCTGAAGGTTTACCTGATGACATTTGTGATTGCCGACTAACTAGTAACAATGGAGATTGCTATCTAGTAGTCCCTCACAAAGTGACTATATCCCCCGTCGAAAACCAAGGCAGAGTAGTCGCTTTAGACCCTGGGGTCAGAACTTTCGTTACTTTTTTCAGTGAGACATCCGTAGGGAAAATTGGGCACGGAGATTTTTCTCGTATTCAACGACTGTGTCAGTATTTAGATAATTTGCTGTCTAAAATCAGTAAAGCTAAACGCGGGGAAAAGCGTCGGATGAGAAAAGCTGCTAGACGAATGGTTATCAAGATTCAGAATCTAATAAATGAGCTTCATCATAAGACAGCTAGGTTCTTAGTTGATAATTTCGATGTGATTCTACTTCCTACCTTTGAAACATCTCAGATGTCTAGGAAAGGAAATAGAAAAATTATATCTAAAACTGTTCGTAACATGCTCACTTTCGCTCACTATCGTTTCAAGGAATTCTTGAAGCATAAAGCTCAAGAAACTGGAAAAGTTGTGGTAGATGTCTGCGAAGCTTACACCAGCAAGACAGTTAGCTGGACAGGTGAGTTAATTAACATCGGTGGCAGCAAGACTATTAGATCAAAAGTTGATGGCAAAGTCATGGACAGAGACATCAACGGCGCTCGTGGGATATTTCTACGAGCTTTGGGAGATACCCCCTGGCTGCGAGAGCAGCTTGCATTAGTGAGCCAGGATTTGCCTTTGGTAGATTCTGGTAGCTAA
- a CDS encoding recombinase family protein, with protein MCYCRVSTNKQRDDLDRLLAYLHSLFPDAEVIFDIGSGLNYKRKGLRAILERIVLGDKLTIVVACRDRLTRFGFELIEYLVGLNGGKILVLSQPESCPESELTADLL; from the coding sequence ATCTGCTACTGCCGAGTCAGTACCAACAAACAAAGAGACGATCTCGACAGACTTCTCGCCTATCTCCATTCCCTCTTCCCCGACGCCGAAGTTATCTTTGATATCGGGTCAGGTCTCAACTACAAAAGGAAAGGGCTTAGAGCCATATTGGAGCGAATTGTCCTTGGAGATAAGCTCACGATTGTTGTTGCCTGTAGAGACAGACTTACCCGATTTGGGTTTGAACTCATTGAATACTTGGTCGGTCTCAACGGTGGAAAAATCCTGGTTCTCAGCCAACCTGAAAGCTGTCCGGAATCCGAACTTACCGCAGATCTTCTCTGA
- a CDS encoding MerR family DNA-binding transcriptional regulator, translating into MALIPIRKAVELTGLSRNTLRKYADNGTLRCERNPGGTRLFH; encoded by the coding sequence ATGGCACTTATACCAATCCGTAAGGCGGTCGAACTTACGGGGCTATCAAGGAATACGTTAAGAAAGTACGCAGATAATGGCACCCTCAGATGCGAAAGGAATCCAGGAGGAACTAGACTATTTCATTGA
- a CDS encoding DUF29 domain-containing protein: MTTGHNLYERDFYLWTEATAQQLREGEFTQVDVANLIEEVESMGKREKRELKSRLIVLLMHLLMWMYQPGKRSDSWLNTISEQRIALEELLEDSPSLKTFLPEVFDQCYQKARIKAAQETGIKLSTFPCECSFGQEEVLEAGFFPEVLNRESGIGTHP; encoded by the coding sequence ATGACAACAGGCCACAACCTTTATGAACGAGACTTTTACCTGTGGACCGAGGCGACTGCGCAACAGTTACGGGAGGGTGAGTTTACCCAAGTTGATGTAGCGAATCTGATTGAAGAAGTCGAAAGCATGGGTAAACGGGAAAAGCGGGAGTTAAAAAGTCGTTTGATTGTGTTGCTGATGCATTTACTAATGTGGATGTATCAACCAGGGAAAAGGAGCGACAGTTGGCTCAATACTATCAGTGAACAGCGTATCGCTTTGGAAGAACTGCTAGAAGATAGTCCTAGTTTAAAAACGTTTTTGCCAGAGGTCTTTGACCAATGTTATCAGAAGGCTCGGATTAAGGCAGCCCAGGAAACTGGGATTAAGTTAAGCACTTTTCCTTGTGAGTGTTCTTTTGGTCAGGAAGAGGTTTTGGAGGCTGGTTTTTTCCCAGAAGTGTTGAATAGGGAATCGGGAATCGGAACCCACCCCTAA
- a CDS encoding helix-turn-helix transcriptional regulator yields the protein MSLGKKLRERRESLGLTRIQVARACDVVESTVINWEADRHKPKLYPEQTKALCDILDFKIEDLIQ from the coding sequence ATGTCCCTAGGAAAAAAACTACGAGAACGCCGTGAAAGTCTAGGTTTAACCCGCATACAAGTTGCTAGAGCCTGTGATGTGGTAGAGTCTACAGTGATTAACTGGGAGGCGGATCGGCACAAGCCTAAGCTTTATCCAGAACAGACTAAAGCCTTGTGTGATATTTTAGACTTCAAAATTGAGGATCTGATCCAGTAA